One window from the genome of Ammoniphilus sp. CFH 90114 encodes:
- a CDS encoding bifunctional diguanylate cyclase/phosphodiesterase: protein MRNSPNFHTAESQMDIKFKDGVMPEESLLGVYMYDQGRFRVVSGRFASIFGYSPEEIIQLSDPLKIFHEDDRERIQEQIDSRLTGEAHAWHYHTRGIKKDGSHIHLEICGVLTELQHLEYPVIIGTICDITHSQQTSLQLEKTLKKLRDIEWALNESTIVAFTDCRGVITDVNDAFCRISKYTKEELVGKDHRILNSGYHSKEFFRNLWGSIQKGQVWEGELRNKAKDGSLYWVKTTIVPFVNDEGKPYQYISIRTDISEQKRAERLNEYLAYTDPLTHLPNRRLFEETLESMMKEANKTEDLLAVFYLDIDRFKYINDTLGHAVGDKLLQSISSLLMEFRGEKDFIARMGGDEFAMLFPCGKKREDVIDIATKIIQRMGRVIHLDEYELIVTTSIGISYYPYDGTDAQTLMKNADAALHRAKEEGKNKYRVYNSSINNETLRTFSIEKELRRALNGEEFILHYQPRVDIITGKMVGAEALIRWNHPEWGMVSPREFIPLAEETGLIIPIGDWVMDTVCQQLQYWMALNIPPVPISVNISAKRFMQRDFVKSMKDLLDRYQMDTSLIEIEVTETSLINNEEIVQTTILKLKELGVKVALDDFGTGYSSLSYLTKYDIDILKIDRSFIQGSTVDSKVRTITTSIIQIAKGLGMKIVAEGVETKEQLLFLQEQACEEVQGFFFSKPVPVVEFDQLMTHRSFY from the coding sequence CCAGAGGAAATAATTCAATTATCGGATCCGTTAAAAATATTCCACGAAGATGATAGAGAGCGGATTCAGGAACAAATTGATAGTAGATTAACAGGTGAAGCCCATGCCTGGCACTACCATACAAGAGGGATAAAGAAAGATGGCTCACACATTCATCTAGAAATTTGTGGTGTCCTAACAGAACTTCAACATTTAGAATATCCAGTGATTATCGGAACCATATGTGATATTACCCATTCTCAACAGACCAGCCTTCAGTTAGAGAAGACGCTAAAGAAACTTAGGGATATAGAATGGGCACTAAATGAGTCTACCATTGTTGCGTTTACGGATTGCCGGGGAGTGATTACGGACGTCAATGATGCTTTCTGCCGTATCTCTAAATATACCAAGGAAGAACTAGTAGGAAAGGACCATCGGATCTTAAACTCGGGTTATCATTCTAAAGAGTTCTTTCGAAACTTATGGGGATCGATTCAGAAAGGACAGGTTTGGGAAGGGGAACTACGAAATAAGGCTAAAGACGGATCTCTTTACTGGGTGAAAACAACCATTGTCCCTTTTGTGAATGATGAAGGGAAACCTTACCAATACATATCCATTCGAACGGATATCTCGGAACAGAAAAGGGCGGAGAGACTTAACGAATACTTAGCTTATACCGATCCGCTTACCCACCTGCCGAATCGGAGACTATTCGAGGAAACACTAGAGTCCATGATGAAGGAAGCGAACAAAACAGAAGACCTTCTCGCCGTCTTCTATCTTGACATTGATCGTTTCAAATATATTAACGATACACTCGGACATGCTGTGGGGGATAAGCTTCTTCAGTCGATCTCAAGTCTGCTTATGGAGTTCCGCGGGGAAAAAGACTTTATCGCCCGAATGGGTGGGGATGAATTTGCTATGCTGTTTCCTTGCGGAAAAAAGCGAGAAGACGTCATTGATATTGCCACGAAGATTATTCAACGAATGGGCAGGGTCATTCATCTCGATGAATATGAGCTCATTGTAACGACCAGTATAGGCATCAGTTACTATCCATATGATGGAACAGATGCCCAGACCTTGATGAAGAATGCGGATGCGGCTCTTCATCGAGCAAAAGAAGAAGGTAAAAATAAATACCGAGTTTATAACTCATCGATTAACAATGAAACTTTGAGGACTTTTTCCATTGAAAAGGAGCTGCGGAGAGCCCTGAATGGAGAGGAATTTATTCTTCATTATCAACCGAGAGTAGACATCATTACGGGTAAAATGGTAGGTGCTGAGGCTCTGATCCGTTGGAATCATCCCGAATGGGGAATGGTGTCTCCAAGAGAATTTATCCCCTTAGCAGAAGAAACGGGGCTTATTATCCCGATTGGTGATTGGGTCATGGATACGGTTTGTCAACAGTTACAGTATTGGATGGCACTGAATATACCACCTGTTCCTATCTCCGTTAATATTTCGGCTAAAAGATTTATGCAGAGAGATTTCGTGAAATCAATGAAGGATTTATTAGATCGATACCAGATGGACACCTCTCTTATCGAAATTGAAGTAACGGAGACTTCGTTAATTAATAATGAAGAAATTGTGCAAACGACGATCTTAAAATTAAAGGAGTTAGGGGTAAAAGTGGCCTTAGATGATTTCGGAACTGGATACTCTTCTCTTTCGTACCTGACAAAGTATGATATTGATATCTTAAAAATTGATCGTTCATTTATACAAGGTTCCACCGTGGATTCGAAGGTAAGAACGATTACAACATCTATTATTCAAATTGCTAAAGGTCTTGGCATGAAGATTGTTGCAGAAGGCGTAGAGACAAAAGAACAGTTACTGTTTTTACAAGAACAAGCTTGTGAAGAAGTACAAGGTTTTTTCTTTAGTAAACCCGTACCTGTTGTTGAATTTGATCAATTGATGACTCATAGAAGTTTTTACTAA